From Spea bombifrons isolate aSpeBom1 chromosome 6, aSpeBom1.2.pri, whole genome shotgun sequence, a single genomic window includes:
- the ELAVL4 gene encoding ELAV-like protein 4 isoform X1, whose protein sequence is MSLTFGKNVCWRQAERGDMNPSFVRTSGANDLQSCSFRIISTMEPQVSNGPTSNTSNGPSSNSRNCPSPMQTGAATDDSKTNLIVNYLPQNMTQEEFRSLFGSIGEIESCKLVRDKITGTQFEEHFKDLATGTKWKPLTEEGSIFGKGQSLGYGFVNYIDPKDAEKAINTLNGLRLQTKTIKVSYARPSSASIRDANLYVSGLPKTMTQKELEQLFSQYGRIITSRILVDQVTGVSRGVGFIRFDKRIEAEEAIKGLNGQKPSGATEPITVKFANNPSQKTSQALLSQLYQSPNRRYPGPLHHQAQRFRLDNLLNMAYGVKSYAEHLSNNTSFKYDVGSKSITKEAKRFSPITIDGMTSLVGMNIPGHTGTGWCIFVYNLSPDSDESVLWQLFGPFGAVNNVKVIRDFNTNKCKGFGFVTMTNYDEAAMAIASLNGYRLGDRVLQVSFKTNKTHKS, encoded by the exons ATAATTAGCACCATGGAACCTCAGGTGTCGAATGGCCCAACTTCCAATACAAGCAATGGACCATCCAGCAACAGTAGGAATTGTCCTTCCCCCATGCAGACGGGGGCAGCCACAGACGACAGCAAAACTAACCTCATAGTCAACTACTTGCCACAGAACATGACACAGGAAGAGTTCAGGAGTCTGTTTGGAAGCATCGGAGAGATAGAATCCTGCAAATTGGTGCGAGACAAAATCACAG GCACACAATTCGAGGAACACTTCAAGGATTTAGCCACTGGCACAAAATGGAAACCCCTTACTGAAGAGGGCTCTATCTTTGGGAAAG GACAGAGTCTCGGGTATGGATTTGTTAACTACATTGATCCAAAGGATGCAGAAAAAGCCATTAACACTTTAAATGGACTTAGACTACAAACGAAAACCATTAAG GTTTCCTATGCTCGCCCCAGCTCTGCATCAATACGTGATGCTAACTTGTATGTGAGCGGCCTTCCAAAAACCATGACACAAAAGGAGCTGGAACAATTATTTTCACAGTATGGACGTATCATCACCTCAAGAATTTTAGTGGATCAAGTCACAG GTGTGTCCCGGGGAGTTGGGTTTATCCGTTTTGACAAAAGAATAGAGGCCGAGGAAGCCATAAAAGGCCTAAACGGACAGAAACCGAGTGGAGCCACCGAACCAATTACTGTGAAATTCGCCAATAACCCAAGTCAAAAAACAAGCCAAGCCCTACTCTCTCAACTATACCAGTCTCCCAACCGGCGTTACCCAGGGCCTCTACACCATCAGGCACAGAGGTTCAG GCTGGACAATTTGCTTAATATGGCCTATGGCGTTAAGAG TTACGCTGAGCACCTCTCCAACAACACTTCCTTTAAATATGACGTTGGGAGCAAGAGCATCACAAAGGAAGCCAAGAG GTTTTCTCCAATCACCATTGATGGTATGACAAGCCTGGTGGGAATGAACATTCCTGGGCACACGGGTACCGGATGGTGCATCTTTGTGTACAACCTCTCTCCCGACTCAGACGAGAGCGTTCTGTGGCagctttttggcccatttggtGCAGTCAACAATGTGAAGGTTATCCGCGATTTCAACACCAACAAATGCAAGGGATTTGGCTTTGTCACAATGACCAATTACGACGAAGCAGCTATGGCTATCGCCAGCCTTAATGGATATCGCTTGGGAGACAGAGTTTTGCAAGTTTCCTTTAAAACCAACAAAACCCACAAGTCTTGA
- the ELAVL4 gene encoding ELAV-like protein 4 isoform X9, whose protein sequence is MSLTFGKNVCWRQAERGDMNPSFVRTSGANDLQSCSFRIISTMEPQVSNGPTSNTSNGPSSNSRNCPSPMQTGAATDDSKTNLIVNYLPQNMTQEEFRSLFGSIGEIESCKLVRDKITGQSLGYGFVNYIDPKDAEKAINTLNGLRLQTKTIKVSYARPSSASIRDANLYVSGLPKTMTQKELEQLFSQYGRIITSRILVDQVTGVSRGVGFIRFDKRIEAEEAIKGLNGQKPSGATEPITVKFANNPSQKTSQALLSQLYQSPNRRYPGPLHHQAQRFRFSPITIDGMTSLVGMNIPGHTGTGWCIFVYNLSPDSDESVLWQLFGPFGAVNNVKVIRDFNTNKCKGFGFVTMTNYDEAAMAIASLNGYRLGDRVLQVSFKTNKTHKS, encoded by the exons ATAATTAGCACCATGGAACCTCAGGTGTCGAATGGCCCAACTTCCAATACAAGCAATGGACCATCCAGCAACAGTAGGAATTGTCCTTCCCCCATGCAGACGGGGGCAGCCACAGACGACAGCAAAACTAACCTCATAGTCAACTACTTGCCACAGAACATGACACAGGAAGAGTTCAGGAGTCTGTTTGGAAGCATCGGAGAGATAGAATCCTGCAAATTGGTGCGAGACAAAATCACAG GACAGAGTCTCGGGTATGGATTTGTTAACTACATTGATCCAAAGGATGCAGAAAAAGCCATTAACACTTTAAATGGACTTAGACTACAAACGAAAACCATTAAG GTTTCCTATGCTCGCCCCAGCTCTGCATCAATACGTGATGCTAACTTGTATGTGAGCGGCCTTCCAAAAACCATGACACAAAAGGAGCTGGAACAATTATTTTCACAGTATGGACGTATCATCACCTCAAGAATTTTAGTGGATCAAGTCACAG GTGTGTCCCGGGGAGTTGGGTTTATCCGTTTTGACAAAAGAATAGAGGCCGAGGAAGCCATAAAAGGCCTAAACGGACAGAAACCGAGTGGAGCCACCGAACCAATTACTGTGAAATTCGCCAATAACCCAAGTCAAAAAACAAGCCAAGCCCTACTCTCTCAACTATACCAGTCTCCCAACCGGCGTTACCCAGGGCCTCTACACCATCAGGCACAGAGGTTCAG GTTTTCTCCAATCACCATTGATGGTATGACAAGCCTGGTGGGAATGAACATTCCTGGGCACACGGGTACCGGATGGTGCATCTTTGTGTACAACCTCTCTCCCGACTCAGACGAGAGCGTTCTGTGGCagctttttggcccatttggtGCAGTCAACAATGTGAAGGTTATCCGCGATTTCAACACCAACAAATGCAAGGGATTTGGCTTTGTCACAATGACCAATTACGACGAAGCAGCTATGGCTATCGCCAGCCTTAATGGATATCGCTTGGGAGACAGAGTTTTGCAAGTTTCCTTTAAAACCAACAAAACCCACAAGTCTTGA
- the ELAVL4 gene encoding ELAV-like protein 4 isoform X7 has translation MSLTFGKNVCWRQAERGDMNPSFVRTSGANDLQSCSFRIISTMEPQVSNGPTSNTSNGPSSNSRNCPSPMQTGAATDDSKTNLIVNYLPQNMTQEEFRSLFGSIGEIESCKLVRDKITGTQFEEHFKDLATGTKWKPLTEEGSIFGKGQSLGYGFVNYIDPKDAEKAINTLNGLRLQTKTIKVSYARPSSASIRDANLYVSGLPKTMTQKELEQLFSQYGRIITSRILVDQVTGVSRGVGFIRFDKRIEAEEAIKGLNGQKPSGATEPITVKFANNPSQKTSQALLSQLYQSPNRRYPGPLHHQAQRFRFSPITIDGMTSLVGMNIPGHTGTGWCIFVYNLSPDSDESVLWQLFGPFGAVNNVKVIRDFNTNKCKGFGFVTMTNYDEAAMAIASLNGYRLGDRVLQVSFKTNKTHKS, from the exons ATAATTAGCACCATGGAACCTCAGGTGTCGAATGGCCCAACTTCCAATACAAGCAATGGACCATCCAGCAACAGTAGGAATTGTCCTTCCCCCATGCAGACGGGGGCAGCCACAGACGACAGCAAAACTAACCTCATAGTCAACTACTTGCCACAGAACATGACACAGGAAGAGTTCAGGAGTCTGTTTGGAAGCATCGGAGAGATAGAATCCTGCAAATTGGTGCGAGACAAAATCACAG GCACACAATTCGAGGAACACTTCAAGGATTTAGCCACTGGCACAAAATGGAAACCCCTTACTGAAGAGGGCTCTATCTTTGGGAAAG GACAGAGTCTCGGGTATGGATTTGTTAACTACATTGATCCAAAGGATGCAGAAAAAGCCATTAACACTTTAAATGGACTTAGACTACAAACGAAAACCATTAAG GTTTCCTATGCTCGCCCCAGCTCTGCATCAATACGTGATGCTAACTTGTATGTGAGCGGCCTTCCAAAAACCATGACACAAAAGGAGCTGGAACAATTATTTTCACAGTATGGACGTATCATCACCTCAAGAATTTTAGTGGATCAAGTCACAG GTGTGTCCCGGGGAGTTGGGTTTATCCGTTTTGACAAAAGAATAGAGGCCGAGGAAGCCATAAAAGGCCTAAACGGACAGAAACCGAGTGGAGCCACCGAACCAATTACTGTGAAATTCGCCAATAACCCAAGTCAAAAAACAAGCCAAGCCCTACTCTCTCAACTATACCAGTCTCCCAACCGGCGTTACCCAGGGCCTCTACACCATCAGGCACAGAGGTTCAG GTTTTCTCCAATCACCATTGATGGTATGACAAGCCTGGTGGGAATGAACATTCCTGGGCACACGGGTACCGGATGGTGCATCTTTGTGTACAACCTCTCTCCCGACTCAGACGAGAGCGTTCTGTGGCagctttttggcccatttggtGCAGTCAACAATGTGAAGGTTATCCGCGATTTCAACACCAACAAATGCAAGGGATTTGGCTTTGTCACAATGACCAATTACGACGAAGCAGCTATGGCTATCGCCAGCCTTAATGGATATCGCTTGGGAGACAGAGTTTTGCAAGTTTCCTTTAAAACCAACAAAACCCACAAGTCTTGA
- the ELAVL4 gene encoding ELAV-like protein 4 isoform X2 gives MFEITRTLNAALLNNEIISTMEPQVSNGPTSNTSNGPSSNSRNCPSPMQTGAATDDSKTNLIVNYLPQNMTQEEFRSLFGSIGEIESCKLVRDKITGTQFEEHFKDLATGTKWKPLTEEGSIFGKGQSLGYGFVNYIDPKDAEKAINTLNGLRLQTKTIKVSYARPSSASIRDANLYVSGLPKTMTQKELEQLFSQYGRIITSRILVDQVTGVSRGVGFIRFDKRIEAEEAIKGLNGQKPSGATEPITVKFANNPSQKTSQALLSQLYQSPNRRYPGPLHHQAQRFRLDNLLNMAYGVKSYAEHLSNNTSFKYDVGSKSITKEAKRFSPITIDGMTSLVGMNIPGHTGTGWCIFVYNLSPDSDESVLWQLFGPFGAVNNVKVIRDFNTNKCKGFGFVTMTNYDEAAMAIASLNGYRLGDRVLQVSFKTNKTHKS, from the exons ATAATTAGCACCATGGAACCTCAGGTGTCGAATGGCCCAACTTCCAATACAAGCAATGGACCATCCAGCAACAGTAGGAATTGTCCTTCCCCCATGCAGACGGGGGCAGCCACAGACGACAGCAAAACTAACCTCATAGTCAACTACTTGCCACAGAACATGACACAGGAAGAGTTCAGGAGTCTGTTTGGAAGCATCGGAGAGATAGAATCCTGCAAATTGGTGCGAGACAAAATCACAG GCACACAATTCGAGGAACACTTCAAGGATTTAGCCACTGGCACAAAATGGAAACCCCTTACTGAAGAGGGCTCTATCTTTGGGAAAG GACAGAGTCTCGGGTATGGATTTGTTAACTACATTGATCCAAAGGATGCAGAAAAAGCCATTAACACTTTAAATGGACTTAGACTACAAACGAAAACCATTAAG GTTTCCTATGCTCGCCCCAGCTCTGCATCAATACGTGATGCTAACTTGTATGTGAGCGGCCTTCCAAAAACCATGACACAAAAGGAGCTGGAACAATTATTTTCACAGTATGGACGTATCATCACCTCAAGAATTTTAGTGGATCAAGTCACAG GTGTGTCCCGGGGAGTTGGGTTTATCCGTTTTGACAAAAGAATAGAGGCCGAGGAAGCCATAAAAGGCCTAAACGGACAGAAACCGAGTGGAGCCACCGAACCAATTACTGTGAAATTCGCCAATAACCCAAGTCAAAAAACAAGCCAAGCCCTACTCTCTCAACTATACCAGTCTCCCAACCGGCGTTACCCAGGGCCTCTACACCATCAGGCACAGAGGTTCAG GCTGGACAATTTGCTTAATATGGCCTATGGCGTTAAGAG TTACGCTGAGCACCTCTCCAACAACACTTCCTTTAAATATGACGTTGGGAGCAAGAGCATCACAAAGGAAGCCAAGAG GTTTTCTCCAATCACCATTGATGGTATGACAAGCCTGGTGGGAATGAACATTCCTGGGCACACGGGTACCGGATGGTGCATCTTTGTGTACAACCTCTCTCCCGACTCAGACGAGAGCGTTCTGTGGCagctttttggcccatttggtGCAGTCAACAATGTGAAGGTTATCCGCGATTTCAACACCAACAAATGCAAGGGATTTGGCTTTGTCACAATGACCAATTACGACGAAGCAGCTATGGCTATCGCCAGCCTTAATGGATATCGCTTGGGAGACAGAGTTTTGCAAGTTTCCTTTAAAACCAACAAAACCCACAAGTCTTGA
- the ELAVL4 gene encoding ELAV-like protein 4 isoform X5 — protein MEWNGLKMIISTMEPQVSNGPTSNTSNGPSSNSRNCPSPMQTGAATDDSKTNLIVNYLPQNMTQEEFRSLFGSIGEIESCKLVRDKITGTQFEEHFKDLATGTKWKPLTEEGSIFGKGQSLGYGFVNYIDPKDAEKAINTLNGLRLQTKTIKVSYARPSSASIRDANLYVSGLPKTMTQKELEQLFSQYGRIITSRILVDQVTGVSRGVGFIRFDKRIEAEEAIKGLNGQKPSGATEPITVKFANNPSQKTSQALLSQLYQSPNRRYPGPLHHQAQRFRLDNLLNMAYGVKSYAEHLSNNTSFKYDVGSKSITKEAKRFSPITIDGMTSLVGMNIPGHTGTGWCIFVYNLSPDSDESVLWQLFGPFGAVNNVKVIRDFNTNKCKGFGFVTMTNYDEAAMAIASLNGYRLGDRVLQVSFKTNKTHKS, from the exons ATAATTAGCACCATGGAACCTCAGGTGTCGAATGGCCCAACTTCCAATACAAGCAATGGACCATCCAGCAACAGTAGGAATTGTCCTTCCCCCATGCAGACGGGGGCAGCCACAGACGACAGCAAAACTAACCTCATAGTCAACTACTTGCCACAGAACATGACACAGGAAGAGTTCAGGAGTCTGTTTGGAAGCATCGGAGAGATAGAATCCTGCAAATTGGTGCGAGACAAAATCACAG GCACACAATTCGAGGAACACTTCAAGGATTTAGCCACTGGCACAAAATGGAAACCCCTTACTGAAGAGGGCTCTATCTTTGGGAAAG GACAGAGTCTCGGGTATGGATTTGTTAACTACATTGATCCAAAGGATGCAGAAAAAGCCATTAACACTTTAAATGGACTTAGACTACAAACGAAAACCATTAAG GTTTCCTATGCTCGCCCCAGCTCTGCATCAATACGTGATGCTAACTTGTATGTGAGCGGCCTTCCAAAAACCATGACACAAAAGGAGCTGGAACAATTATTTTCACAGTATGGACGTATCATCACCTCAAGAATTTTAGTGGATCAAGTCACAG GTGTGTCCCGGGGAGTTGGGTTTATCCGTTTTGACAAAAGAATAGAGGCCGAGGAAGCCATAAAAGGCCTAAACGGACAGAAACCGAGTGGAGCCACCGAACCAATTACTGTGAAATTCGCCAATAACCCAAGTCAAAAAACAAGCCAAGCCCTACTCTCTCAACTATACCAGTCTCCCAACCGGCGTTACCCAGGGCCTCTACACCATCAGGCACAGAGGTTCAG GCTGGACAATTTGCTTAATATGGCCTATGGCGTTAAGAG TTACGCTGAGCACCTCTCCAACAACACTTCCTTTAAATATGACGTTGGGAGCAAGAGCATCACAAAGGAAGCCAAGAG GTTTTCTCCAATCACCATTGATGGTATGACAAGCCTGGTGGGAATGAACATTCCTGGGCACACGGGTACCGGATGGTGCATCTTTGTGTACAACCTCTCTCCCGACTCAGACGAGAGCGTTCTGTGGCagctttttggcccatttggtGCAGTCAACAATGTGAAGGTTATCCGCGATTTCAACACCAACAAATGCAAGGGATTTGGCTTTGTCACAATGACCAATTACGACGAAGCAGCTATGGCTATCGCCAGCCTTAATGGATATCGCTTGGGAGACAGAGTTTTGCAAGTTTCCTTTAAAACCAACAAAACCCACAAGTCTTGA
- the ELAVL4 gene encoding ELAV-like protein 4 isoform X6, whose translation MVMIISTMEPQVSNGPTSNTSNGPSSNSRNCPSPMQTGAATDDSKTNLIVNYLPQNMTQEEFRSLFGSIGEIESCKLVRDKITGTQFEEHFKDLATGTKWKPLTEEGSIFGKGQSLGYGFVNYIDPKDAEKAINTLNGLRLQTKTIKVSYARPSSASIRDANLYVSGLPKTMTQKELEQLFSQYGRIITSRILVDQVTGVSRGVGFIRFDKRIEAEEAIKGLNGQKPSGATEPITVKFANNPSQKTSQALLSQLYQSPNRRYPGPLHHQAQRFRLDNLLNMAYGVKSYAEHLSNNTSFKYDVGSKSITKEAKRFSPITIDGMTSLVGMNIPGHTGTGWCIFVYNLSPDSDESVLWQLFGPFGAVNNVKVIRDFNTNKCKGFGFVTMTNYDEAAMAIASLNGYRLGDRVLQVSFKTNKTHKS comes from the exons ATAATTAGCACCATGGAACCTCAGGTGTCGAATGGCCCAACTTCCAATACAAGCAATGGACCATCCAGCAACAGTAGGAATTGTCCTTCCCCCATGCAGACGGGGGCAGCCACAGACGACAGCAAAACTAACCTCATAGTCAACTACTTGCCACAGAACATGACACAGGAAGAGTTCAGGAGTCTGTTTGGAAGCATCGGAGAGATAGAATCCTGCAAATTGGTGCGAGACAAAATCACAG GCACACAATTCGAGGAACACTTCAAGGATTTAGCCACTGGCACAAAATGGAAACCCCTTACTGAAGAGGGCTCTATCTTTGGGAAAG GACAGAGTCTCGGGTATGGATTTGTTAACTACATTGATCCAAAGGATGCAGAAAAAGCCATTAACACTTTAAATGGACTTAGACTACAAACGAAAACCATTAAG GTTTCCTATGCTCGCCCCAGCTCTGCATCAATACGTGATGCTAACTTGTATGTGAGCGGCCTTCCAAAAACCATGACACAAAAGGAGCTGGAACAATTATTTTCACAGTATGGACGTATCATCACCTCAAGAATTTTAGTGGATCAAGTCACAG GTGTGTCCCGGGGAGTTGGGTTTATCCGTTTTGACAAAAGAATAGAGGCCGAGGAAGCCATAAAAGGCCTAAACGGACAGAAACCGAGTGGAGCCACCGAACCAATTACTGTGAAATTCGCCAATAACCCAAGTCAAAAAACAAGCCAAGCCCTACTCTCTCAACTATACCAGTCTCCCAACCGGCGTTACCCAGGGCCTCTACACCATCAGGCACAGAGGTTCAG GCTGGACAATTTGCTTAATATGGCCTATGGCGTTAAGAG TTACGCTGAGCACCTCTCCAACAACACTTCCTTTAAATATGACGTTGGGAGCAAGAGCATCACAAAGGAAGCCAAGAG GTTTTCTCCAATCACCATTGATGGTATGACAAGCCTGGTGGGAATGAACATTCCTGGGCACACGGGTACCGGATGGTGCATCTTTGTGTACAACCTCTCTCCCGACTCAGACGAGAGCGTTCTGTGGCagctttttggcccatttggtGCAGTCAACAATGTGAAGGTTATCCGCGATTTCAACACCAACAAATGCAAGGGATTTGGCTTTGTCACAATGACCAATTACGACGAAGCAGCTATGGCTATCGCCAGCCTTAATGGATATCGCTTGGGAGACAGAGTTTTGCAAGTTTCCTTTAAAACCAACAAAACCCACAAGTCTTGA
- the ELAVL4 gene encoding ELAV-like protein 4 isoform X4, translating to MSLTFGKNVCWRQAERGDMNPSFVRTSGANDLQSCSFRIISTMEPQVSNGPTSNTSNGPSSNSRNCPSPMQTGAATDDSKTNLIVNYLPQNMTQEEFRSLFGSIGEIESCKLVRDKITGQSLGYGFVNYIDPKDAEKAINTLNGLRLQTKTIKVSYARPSSASIRDANLYVSGLPKTMTQKELEQLFSQYGRIITSRILVDQVTGVSRGVGFIRFDKRIEAEEAIKGLNGQKPSGATEPITVKFANNPSQKTSQALLSQLYQSPNRRYPGPLHHQAQRFRLDNLLNMAYGVKSYAEHLSNNTSFKYDVGSKSITKEAKRFSPITIDGMTSLVGMNIPGHTGTGWCIFVYNLSPDSDESVLWQLFGPFGAVNNVKVIRDFNTNKCKGFGFVTMTNYDEAAMAIASLNGYRLGDRVLQVSFKTNKTHKS from the exons ATAATTAGCACCATGGAACCTCAGGTGTCGAATGGCCCAACTTCCAATACAAGCAATGGACCATCCAGCAACAGTAGGAATTGTCCTTCCCCCATGCAGACGGGGGCAGCCACAGACGACAGCAAAACTAACCTCATAGTCAACTACTTGCCACAGAACATGACACAGGAAGAGTTCAGGAGTCTGTTTGGAAGCATCGGAGAGATAGAATCCTGCAAATTGGTGCGAGACAAAATCACAG GACAGAGTCTCGGGTATGGATTTGTTAACTACATTGATCCAAAGGATGCAGAAAAAGCCATTAACACTTTAAATGGACTTAGACTACAAACGAAAACCATTAAG GTTTCCTATGCTCGCCCCAGCTCTGCATCAATACGTGATGCTAACTTGTATGTGAGCGGCCTTCCAAAAACCATGACACAAAAGGAGCTGGAACAATTATTTTCACAGTATGGACGTATCATCACCTCAAGAATTTTAGTGGATCAAGTCACAG GTGTGTCCCGGGGAGTTGGGTTTATCCGTTTTGACAAAAGAATAGAGGCCGAGGAAGCCATAAAAGGCCTAAACGGACAGAAACCGAGTGGAGCCACCGAACCAATTACTGTGAAATTCGCCAATAACCCAAGTCAAAAAACAAGCCAAGCCCTACTCTCTCAACTATACCAGTCTCCCAACCGGCGTTACCCAGGGCCTCTACACCATCAGGCACAGAGGTTCAG GCTGGACAATTTGCTTAATATGGCCTATGGCGTTAAGAG TTACGCTGAGCACCTCTCCAACAACACTTCCTTTAAATATGACGTTGGGAGCAAGAGCATCACAAAGGAAGCCAAGAG GTTTTCTCCAATCACCATTGATGGTATGACAAGCCTGGTGGGAATGAACATTCCTGGGCACACGGGTACCGGATGGTGCATCTTTGTGTACAACCTCTCTCCCGACTCAGACGAGAGCGTTCTGTGGCagctttttggcccatttggtGCAGTCAACAATGTGAAGGTTATCCGCGATTTCAACACCAACAAATGCAAGGGATTTGGCTTTGTCACAATGACCAATTACGACGAAGCAGCTATGGCTATCGCCAGCCTTAATGGATATCGCTTGGGAGACAGAGTTTTGCAAGTTTCCTTTAAAACCAACAAAACCCACAAGTCTTGA
- the ELAVL4 gene encoding ELAV-like protein 4 isoform X8 — translation MSLTFGKNVCWRQAERGDMNPSFVRTSGANDLQSCSFRIISTMEPQVSNGPTSNTSNGPSSNSRNCPSPMQTGAATDDSKTNLIVNYLPQNMTQEEFRSLFGSIGEIESCKLVRDKITGQSLGYGFVNYIDPKDAEKAINTLNGLRLQTKTIKVSYARPSSASIRDANLYVSGLPKTMTQKELEQLFSQYGRIITSRILVDQVTGVSRGVGFIRFDKRIEAEEAIKGLNGQKPSGATEPITVKFANNPSQKTSQALLSQLYQSPNRRYPGPLHHQAQRFRLDNLLNMAYGVKRFSPITIDGMTSLVGMNIPGHTGTGWCIFVYNLSPDSDESVLWQLFGPFGAVNNVKVIRDFNTNKCKGFGFVTMTNYDEAAMAIASLNGYRLGDRVLQVSFKTNKTHKS, via the exons ATAATTAGCACCATGGAACCTCAGGTGTCGAATGGCCCAACTTCCAATACAAGCAATGGACCATCCAGCAACAGTAGGAATTGTCCTTCCCCCATGCAGACGGGGGCAGCCACAGACGACAGCAAAACTAACCTCATAGTCAACTACTTGCCACAGAACATGACACAGGAAGAGTTCAGGAGTCTGTTTGGAAGCATCGGAGAGATAGAATCCTGCAAATTGGTGCGAGACAAAATCACAG GACAGAGTCTCGGGTATGGATTTGTTAACTACATTGATCCAAAGGATGCAGAAAAAGCCATTAACACTTTAAATGGACTTAGACTACAAACGAAAACCATTAAG GTTTCCTATGCTCGCCCCAGCTCTGCATCAATACGTGATGCTAACTTGTATGTGAGCGGCCTTCCAAAAACCATGACACAAAAGGAGCTGGAACAATTATTTTCACAGTATGGACGTATCATCACCTCAAGAATTTTAGTGGATCAAGTCACAG GTGTGTCCCGGGGAGTTGGGTTTATCCGTTTTGACAAAAGAATAGAGGCCGAGGAAGCCATAAAAGGCCTAAACGGACAGAAACCGAGTGGAGCCACCGAACCAATTACTGTGAAATTCGCCAATAACCCAAGTCAAAAAACAAGCCAAGCCCTACTCTCTCAACTATACCAGTCTCCCAACCGGCGTTACCCAGGGCCTCTACACCATCAGGCACAGAGGTTCAG GCTGGACAATTTGCTTAATATGGCCTATGGCGTTAAGAG GTTTTCTCCAATCACCATTGATGGTATGACAAGCCTGGTGGGAATGAACATTCCTGGGCACACGGGTACCGGATGGTGCATCTTTGTGTACAACCTCTCTCCCGACTCAGACGAGAGCGTTCTGTGGCagctttttggcccatttggtGCAGTCAACAATGTGAAGGTTATCCGCGATTTCAACACCAACAAATGCAAGGGATTTGGCTTTGTCACAATGACCAATTACGACGAAGCAGCTATGGCTATCGCCAGCCTTAATGGATATCGCTTGGGAGACAGAGTTTTGCAAGTTTCCTTTAAAACCAACAAAACCCACAAGTCTTGA